One Streptomyces sp. RPA4-2 genomic window carries:
- a CDS encoding citryl-CoA lyase: MPEYPTALGASSLDRITLLGHDLAEEVMGEVGFGELAFWLATQRRPAKGEIRVFEAVLAALADHGFTPTAITARLTFLSAPDSVQGALAAGLLGGGSRFLGVTEDCGRFLHDVLAGVEGGHPDDDAEWDALALTAVRSAREAGRLVPGLGHHVHKQGDPRTARLFRIAQEEGMSGPHLSLFAAIGRVHHQVLGRTLPLNGAGVCGAALADLGLPLELLRAFALLARTAGLIGQLAEELRDPVAKDIFLSVDLNNRSVPPRPYDG; encoded by the coding sequence ATGCCTGAGTACCCGACAGCGCTCGGCGCCTCGTCCCTGGACCGGATCACCCTGCTCGGCCACGACCTCGCCGAGGAGGTCATGGGTGAGGTCGGCTTCGGTGAGCTGGCGTTCTGGCTCGCGACGCAGCGCCGGCCGGCCAAGGGCGAGATCCGGGTCTTCGAGGCGGTGCTCGCCGCACTCGCCGATCACGGGTTCACGCCGACGGCCATCACGGCACGGCTGACCTTCCTCTCCGCTCCGGACTCCGTCCAGGGAGCGCTCGCGGCCGGACTTCTGGGGGGCGGTTCGCGCTTCCTGGGCGTCACCGAGGACTGCGGCAGGTTCCTGCACGACGTCCTGGCCGGTGTGGAGGGCGGTCATCCGGACGACGACGCGGAGTGGGACGCGCTCGCCCTGACCGCGGTGCGGTCGGCGCGGGAGGCGGGCCGCCTCGTTCCGGGGCTGGGCCATCACGTGCACAAGCAGGGCGACCCCCGCACGGCCCGGCTGTTCCGGATCGCCCAGGAGGAAGGGATGTCCGGCCCGCATCTGTCCCTCTTCGCCGCCATCGGCCGCGTACACCACCAGGTACTGGGCAGGACGTTGCCGCTCAACGGCGCCGGGGTGTGTGGGGCCGCGCTCGCGGATCTCGGCCTGCCTCTGGAGCTGCTGCGTGCCTTCGCCCTGCTCGCCCGCACCGCCGGACTCATCGGCCAGCTCGCCGAGGAACTGCGCGATCCGGTCGCGAAGGACATCTTCCTGTCCGTGGACCTCAACAACCGATCGGTTCCGCCGCGGCCTTATGACGGGTAG
- a CDS encoding SpoIIE family protein phosphatase has protein sequence MTSTDMVTQGDQASAVERSDSAIAMLDDQGTVVGWTRAAERLVGYTAGDVVGRSAALVLPSAGKAPTIAAFVERCRARNGWSGTTAVRHRDGRVLNVSLRISMLWGQNGAVRWLVSLTDIGKLSWGAMSESVRDSLLARTPIGVVVRDPDLRCTWVDDTMERHDGVSRERRLGSRFTEVLPGAQAETLETMMRQVLKTGTTRVQEYRLRLPSDPRKEHTFAVSIFCLQDADAQVLGVCVISIDVTESRRARERLSILSEASTRLGHTLDVMQTSQELADLAVPLLADYVAVDLEQSVPFGEGPPVHIGSTGERLVFRRAGLASIHQGIPESPWALGEPVRVPPVSPFMDVLRTGRSHLEPCLGSAPAAWIEEDPERARKVHENGMHSLMVVPIRARHALLGVVLFIRTEDPGPFQDVDLLLAEELVSRVALSLDNARQYAREHTAALALQRTLLPHRLRGGTAVETASRYLPADIENGVGGDWFDVIPLSGARVALVVGDVVGHGINAAANMGRLRTAVHTLADMELPPGELLAHLDDTVQRLAEEDADVSDQPPAVVGATCLYAVYDPVTRRCTMARAGHPPPVIVDPDGTVTFPDLPTGTPLGIGLGVPFESVELELPEGSVLALYTDGLVETRDQDIDVGMWRLGAALAEPGRSLEDLCTRATETLPGEAPSDDVTLLLVRTRSLSPARVASWTLPNDQSSVGSARRLAARQLAAWGLERLEDPTKLIVSELVTNAVRHATGPVGLRLIRHQVLTCEVTDASVCSPRLLRSGSDDENGRGLLLVAQLSRRWGSRSVSGGKVVWAEEGLASVPSHARAGGAPPVPEDRPVPVSPSRASGVCVNQRE, from the coding sequence ATGACCAGCACGGACATGGTGACGCAAGGCGATCAGGCGAGCGCGGTCGAGAGGTCGGACTCGGCGATCGCGATGCTGGACGACCAGGGGACGGTGGTGGGATGGACGCGGGCCGCCGAGCGGCTTGTCGGATACACCGCCGGTGACGTGGTGGGCCGGTCCGCGGCGCTCGTCCTGCCGTCCGCCGGGAAGGCGCCGACGATAGCGGCGTTCGTGGAGCGCTGCCGTGCCCGGAACGGCTGGTCGGGGACCACGGCGGTGCGTCACCGCGACGGCCGTGTGCTCAATGTCAGCCTGAGGATCTCGATGCTGTGGGGGCAGAACGGGGCAGTCCGGTGGCTCGTGTCTCTGACCGACATCGGCAAGCTGTCGTGGGGCGCGATGAGCGAGTCCGTGCGGGATTCGCTTCTCGCCCGCACCCCGATCGGTGTCGTCGTGCGTGACCCGGACCTGCGGTGCACCTGGGTGGACGACACCATGGAGCGCCACGACGGCGTCTCACGCGAGCGAAGGCTCGGGTCTCGATTCACCGAGGTGCTGCCCGGTGCCCAGGCGGAGACGCTCGAGACGATGATGCGGCAGGTACTGAAGACCGGCACCACCAGGGTCCAGGAGTACCGGCTGAGGCTTCCGTCGGATCCGCGCAAGGAACACACGTTCGCCGTTTCGATCTTCTGTCTCCAGGACGCCGACGCCCAGGTGCTGGGAGTGTGCGTCATCAGCATCGACGTCACCGAGAGCCGTCGGGCGCGCGAGCGCCTCTCCATCCTCAGCGAGGCCAGTACGCGCCTCGGCCACACCCTCGACGTGATGCAGACCAGTCAGGAACTGGCCGACCTCGCCGTTCCCCTGCTGGCCGACTATGTCGCCGTCGACCTGGAGCAGTCGGTCCCCTTCGGCGAAGGACCGCCGGTCCACATCGGCTCGACGGGCGAGCGCCTCGTCTTCCGACGTGCCGGCCTGGCCTCGATCCACCAAGGGATCCCCGAATCTCCCTGGGCGCTCGGTGAACCGGTCCGCGTGCCACCCGTCTCACCCTTCATGGACGTCCTGCGCACCGGGAGGTCCCACCTGGAGCCGTGTCTGGGCAGCGCTCCGGCCGCATGGATCGAGGAGGACCCGGAACGGGCGCGGAAGGTCCACGAGAACGGTATGCACTCCCTGATGGTGGTACCCATCCGCGCACGGCACGCCCTGCTTGGGGTGGTGCTGTTCATCCGGACCGAGGACCCCGGGCCGTTCCAGGACGTCGATCTGCTCCTCGCCGAGGAACTCGTCAGCCGCGTCGCGCTGTCACTGGACAACGCACGCCAGTACGCTCGCGAGCACACAGCGGCCCTCGCGCTCCAACGCACCCTGCTTCCCCACCGGTTGAGGGGCGGCACGGCGGTCGAGACGGCGTCGCGCTACCTGCCCGCCGACATCGAGAACGGCGTCGGGGGCGACTGGTTCGATGTGATTCCCCTGTCCGGAGCCCGGGTGGCCCTAGTCGTCGGCGATGTCGTCGGACACGGCATCAACGCCGCCGCGAACATGGGCCGCCTGCGCACCGCCGTACACACGCTCGCGGACATGGAGCTGCCTCCCGGCGAACTGCTGGCCCACCTCGACGACACGGTCCAGCGACTGGCCGAGGAGGACGCCGACGTCTCGGACCAGCCGCCCGCGGTGGTGGGCGCCACCTGTCTGTATGCCGTCTACGACCCGGTCACTCGCCGGTGCACCATGGCGCGGGCCGGACACCCCCCGCCCGTGATCGTCGACCCGGACGGGACGGTCACCTTCCCCGACCTTCCCACCGGAACCCCCCTGGGCATCGGGCTGGGGGTCCCCTTCGAGTCCGTGGAGCTGGAACTGCCGGAGGGGAGTGTCCTCGCGCTGTACACGGACGGTCTGGTCGAGACCCGCGACCAGGACATCGACGTGGGGATGTGGCGCCTGGGCGCCGCCCTCGCGGAACCGGGCCGCTCCCTGGAGGACCTGTGCACCCGCGCGACGGAGACCCTGCCGGGGGAGGCGCCGTCGGACGACGTCACCCTGCTCCTCGTCAGGACCCGCTCGCTCAGCCCGGCCCGGGTCGCCTCCTGGACGCTGCCGAACGACCAGAGTTCCGTCGGCAGCGCCCGGCGCCTGGCAGCCCGTCAGCTGGCGGCGTGGGGCCTGGAACGTCTCGAGGACCCCACGAAGCTGATCGTCAGTGAGCTGGTCACCAATGCCGTTCGCCACGCCACGGGCCCGGTCGGTCTGCGCCTGATCCGGCACCAGGTCCTGACCTGTGAAGTGACCGATGCGAGCGTCTGCTCCCCGCGTCTGCTCCGCTCGGGCTCCGACGACGAGAACGGCCGGGGCCTCCTCCTGGTCGCCCAGCTGTCCCGCAGATGGGGTTCTCGCTCGGTGTCGGGCGGCAAGGTCGTCTGGGCCGAGGAAGGCCTGGCCTCCGTACCCTCACACGCACGGGCAGGGGGCGCGCCGCCCGTACCGGAGGACCGACCGGTGCCCGTCTCGCCGTCGCGGGCATCCGGTGTATGCGTCAACCAACGGGAGTGA
- a CDS encoding PP2C family protein-serine/threonine phosphatase: MKDPEIDYQGIFDASPSAMLVLTPDLVIVDANVSYQDLVGRARHQLVDRYVYDAFPKDPEGPDDLKASLRRVLETRAQDVAGPMRHDVEEADRPGVFEERYWSPINAPVLDSEGNIVLVVHRLEEITDVVRACGPESDKRRLRTQFELYARSRELQQVNERLRQANARERQVALALQDAMLPAPERLDRHQAAVRYRPAEDTLNVCGDWYEVTQLACGAAAVAVGDVVGHGLAAAGIMGQLRSALSAAMRVVDGPATALDGLDMYARSLAGALASTAVQTVIDESGHRITYSSAGHPPPALAHPDGTVQFLDRATDPPLGARPEHSARPQATTTYADGAVLVLYSDGLIERRREDIDQGLQRLADHLARHHKDDAEDLAEGLTTLSAATDDTVVVVVRL, translated from the coding sequence GTGAAGGATCCGGAGATCGATTACCAGGGCATCTTCGATGCGTCACCCAGCGCGATGCTGGTGCTCACGCCCGATCTTGTCATCGTGGATGCGAACGTGTCCTACCAGGACCTGGTCGGCCGCGCGCGACACCAACTGGTCGACCGGTACGTGTACGACGCCTTCCCGAAGGACCCGGAAGGCCCGGACGATCTCAAGGCGTCGCTGCGACGGGTGCTGGAGACCCGCGCCCAGGACGTCGCGGGGCCGATGCGCCACGACGTGGAGGAGGCGGATCGGCCGGGGGTGTTCGAGGAGCGCTACTGGAGCCCGATCAACGCCCCGGTCCTGGACTCCGAGGGAAACATCGTGCTGGTCGTGCACCGTCTGGAAGAGATCACCGATGTCGTGCGCGCCTGCGGTCCGGAATCGGACAAGCGGCGCCTGCGGACACAGTTCGAGCTGTACGCGCGCTCCCGTGAGCTGCAGCAGGTCAACGAACGGCTGCGGCAGGCCAACGCTCGCGAGAGGCAGGTCGCCCTCGCACTTCAGGACGCGATGCTGCCCGCGCCCGAGCGGCTCGACCGTCACCAGGCGGCGGTGCGCTATCGGCCCGCCGAGGACACCCTGAACGTCTGCGGCGACTGGTACGAGGTGACACAGCTCGCCTGCGGGGCCGCTGCCGTCGCGGTCGGTGACGTCGTGGGGCACGGCCTGGCGGCGGCAGGAATCATGGGCCAGCTGCGCAGTGCCCTGAGCGCGGCCATGCGCGTCGTCGACGGGCCCGCCACCGCACTCGACGGTCTGGACATGTACGCGCGTTCCCTCGCCGGCGCCCTCGCCAGCACCGCCGTGCAGACCGTCATCGACGAGAGCGGCCACCGCATCACCTACAGCAGCGCGGGCCACCCGCCGCCGGCCCTGGCCCACCCGGACGGCACGGTGCAGTTCCTGGACCGGGCGACGGATCCGCCCCTGGGGGCCCGCCCCGAACACAGCGCCCGTCCGCAGGCCACGACCACCTACGCCGACGGCGCCGTACTCGTCCTCTACAGCGACGGGCTGATCGAGCGCCGCCGCGAGGACATCGACCAAGGCCTCCAGCGTCTCGCCGACCACCTCGCCCGGCACCACAAGGACGACGCCGAGGACCTGGCGGAAGGGCTGACCACGCTGAGCGCCGCCACCGATGACACGGTCGTGGTCGTCGTCCGCCTCTGA
- a CDS encoding tetratricopeptide repeat protein: MVQWQGTNFTVDGHEPTSAEEYYRIGLHCWDSAEHRDAATAFLETAAANGHSAAVELLGHIDYVRGQYANAVPRLRQSTGSPRAAYYLASLYHQGCPQAGIPQSLDEAARWYRSSAELGEPEAMLALGDLYLERLLPVTRTPAEHALEYFLAAAARNHPYGQYRAAEVYRTLYQDAQSAAALYQACVDNPMTARHSLGSMMTLQSQAHLREISANRTAGLLQQRRDTVNPPHHRGDFY, encoded by the coding sequence GTGGTGCAGTGGCAGGGGACCAACTTCACCGTGGACGGACACGAGCCGACCAGCGCCGAGGAGTACTACCGGATCGGCCTGCACTGCTGGGACAGCGCGGAGCACCGCGACGCGGCCACCGCCTTCCTGGAAACCGCGGCGGCCAACGGTCACAGCGCCGCCGTCGAGCTCCTGGGGCACATCGACTACGTGCGGGGGCAGTACGCGAACGCGGTGCCACGGCTGCGGCAGAGTACCGGTTCACCCCGAGCGGCCTACTACCTCGCCTCGCTCTACCACCAGGGATGCCCCCAGGCGGGCATCCCCCAGTCGCTCGACGAGGCAGCCCGCTGGTACCGCTCCTCGGCCGAACTGGGCGAGCCCGAAGCGATGCTGGCTCTGGGCGACCTGTACCTGGAGCGGCTGCTTCCCGTGACCCGCACCCCCGCGGAGCACGCCCTCGAGTACTTCCTGGCGGCCGCGGCACGCAATCACCCCTACGGCCAGTACCGTGCCGCCGAGGTCTACCGCACCCTCTACCAGGACGCCCAGAGCGCCGCCGCGCTGTACCAGGCCTGCGTGGACAACCCGATGACCGCACGTCACTCACTGGGGTCGATGATGACCCTGCAGAGTCAGGCACACCTGCGGGAGATTTCGGCGAACAGGACGGCCGGGCTGCTGCAACAGCGTCGCGACACCGTCAACCCCCCGCACCACCGAGGCGACTTCTACTGA
- a CDS encoding toxin Doc produces the protein MSEILYIDVSWLLDVQEAALGTDDVSVTDYSALVAAVARHKTRMPTLQTSNPDAAWRAAALLHTVVRLEPLPHRNSLFAAFVAAQYMDQSGEGIDPPYGSLSDLIRKVRETRLPIYAVADVLRSWRI, from the coding sequence ATGAGCGAAATCCTGTACATCGATGTCTCCTGGCTGCTGGACGTCCAAGAAGCCGCCCTGGGGACTGACGACGTGTCGGTCACCGACTACTCGGCCCTGGTCGCGGCCGTCGCCAGGCACAAGACGCGCATGCCGACCCTTCAGACCTCCAATCCCGACGCGGCGTGGCGCGCGGCAGCGCTTCTGCACACCGTCGTACGTCTCGAGCCGCTCCCGCACCGCAACAGCCTCTTCGCTGCGTTCGTCGCGGCCCAGTACATGGACCAGTCCGGCGAAGGGATCGATCCTCCCTACGGCAGCCTGTCGGACCTGATCAGAAAGGTCCGGGAGACCCGCCTGCCGATCTACGCCGTCGCGGATGTCCTGCGTTCCTGGCGGATCTGA
- a CDS encoding SRPBCC domain-containing protein encodes MSEDRIERETLIAAPLERVWALVAQPGFWVADKSSLPGTVARAGESMIAKNAEHGDFPVRVEKVEPPTYLAYRWTSAFPGEELREDNSTLVEFTLSQEGDRTRLRVVESGFAALAGSEELRSQNVKDHSEGWPLELGALKTRAEQPST; translated from the coding sequence ATGAGCGAGGACCGCATCGAACGCGAGACGCTGATCGCGGCACCCCTGGAGCGGGTCTGGGCGCTGGTTGCCCAGCCCGGATTCTGGGTGGCCGACAAGTCGAGCCTTCCCGGCACCGTGGCCAGGGCGGGAGAGTCGATGATCGCGAAGAACGCGGAACACGGCGACTTCCCGGTGCGGGTGGAGAAGGTCGAGCCGCCGACGTACCTGGCGTACCGCTGGACGAGCGCGTTCCCCGGAGAAGAACTGCGCGAGGACAACAGCACCCTCGTGGAGTTCACCTTGTCCCAGGAAGGCGACCGGACGCGACTGCGCGTCGTGGAGAGCGGGTTCGCGGCACTGGCCGGGTCCGAGGAACTGCGCAGCCAGAACGTGAAGGACCACAGCGAAGGCTGGCCCCTGGAACTCGGCGCGCTCAAGACGCGTGCCGAACAGCCCTCCACGTGA
- a CDS encoding helix-turn-helix transcriptional regulator, with amino-acid sequence MTEERPGAAEVVDSVLVALADPTRRQLLELLAARGEATATTLAEGLPVSRQAVVKHLSVLDAAGLVTGGRVGREVRYAVRPAALSATARWMATLAADWDRRLANIKHIAEEAEREARNEGSAPGPSQDRNM; translated from the coding sequence GTGACCGAAGAACGTCCTGGCGCCGCCGAGGTCGTCGACAGCGTCCTTGTCGCGCTCGCCGACCCGACGCGACGCCAACTGCTCGAACTGCTCGCCGCGCGGGGCGAGGCCACCGCGACGACACTCGCCGAAGGGCTTCCCGTCTCGCGGCAGGCGGTGGTCAAGCATCTCTCGGTCCTGGACGCCGCCGGGCTGGTCACCGGCGGCCGGGTCGGACGCGAGGTGCGCTACGCGGTGCGGCCCGCGGCCCTGAGCGCCACGGCCCGTTGGATGGCCACGCTCGCGGCCGACTGGGACCGGCGACTGGCCAACATCAAGCACATCGCCGAGGAGGCGGAGCGGGAGGCGCGAAACGAGGGGAGCGCCCCGGGCCCGTCACAGGACCGGAACATGTGA
- a CDS encoding EF-hand domain-containing protein, translated as MASAFQERKLKGMFAAFDADGDGYLRQDDFTALVARWSLLPAVGPGTPLRARVETLLMGWWDALLEAGDANGDGTVDMSELLSLVDRLPTMAEAVTATADTVFDAVDANGDGRISPEEHHRLVETWNGRPADMTGVFELLDPNGDGHLGREEFAFLWRQFWTSDDPAEPGNWLCGRFPG; from the coding sequence ATGGCCAGCGCGTTTCAGGAGCGCAAGCTCAAGGGGATGTTCGCCGCGTTCGACGCGGACGGTGACGGCTACCTGCGCCAGGACGACTTCACGGCGCTCGTCGCCCGCTGGAGCCTGCTCCCGGCAGTGGGGCCCGGGACACCACTGCGCGCGCGGGTCGAGACGTTGCTGATGGGTTGGTGGGACGCCCTTCTGGAGGCCGGGGACGCCAACGGTGACGGCACGGTCGACATGAGTGAACTGCTCTCCCTCGTCGACCGGTTGCCCACCATGGCCGAGGCCGTCACCGCGACCGCCGACACCGTCTTCGACGCCGTGGACGCCAACGGTGACGGCCGCATCTCCCCGGAGGAACACCACAGGCTCGTGGAGACCTGGAACGGGCGGCCCGCGGACATGACCGGTGTCTTCGAACTGCTCGACCCGAACGGCGACGGGCACCTCGGCCGTGAGGAGTTCGCCTTTCTCTGGCGCCAGTTCTGGACCAGCGACGACCCGGCGGAACCGGGCAACTGGCTCTGCGGCCGCTTTCCCGGATGA
- a CDS encoding chitinase, translating to MIRSAVRALATAPAVLAMAATAVVAAGGSASAAANPGPGFPAHYAAPYVETWNSPSAMTNARNATGLKYYTLAFVIDGGGCNAMFNGDTPVTDAGWTSAINSLRGAGGDVIASFGGASGTEEAQACTTVTSLKAQYKKVIDTLNLTRVDFDIEGGAIADTAANDRRNKALAQLQQEYAAAGRKLDVQYTLPAMPNGLDGNGTKLLSNAKSNGLNVNLVNIMTMDYYDGTRDMGKAATDAATALRGQLGAIWPEKSDAQLWAMEGNTPMIGVNDDVSEIFTTGNATTLTNFAKSKGIQELAFWALGRDKACATNGQLSDTCSGTPQSAWQFSSTFNSVTGGTTPPPPTGSTGQITGLGGKCVDVASASSANGTAVQLYDCNGTTAQQWTVGSDNTVRSLGKCMDLTSAGTANGTKVQLYDCNGTGAQVWQPGSGDTLVNPVSGKCLDVTDKSTANGARLQIWTCAGGTNQQFHLPA from the coding sequence GTGATCAGATCCGCCGTCAGAGCCCTTGCCACCGCTCCCGCTGTCCTTGCCATGGCGGCCACCGCCGTCGTCGCCGCCGGCGGCTCCGCGAGCGCCGCGGCCAACCCGGGCCCAGGCTTCCCCGCCCACTACGCCGCGCCGTACGTCGAGACGTGGAACTCGCCCTCGGCCATGACCAACGCCCGCAACGCGACGGGCCTGAAGTACTACACGCTCGCTTTCGTCATCGACGGCGGCGGCTGCAACGCCATGTTCAACGGAGACACGCCCGTCACCGACGCCGGCTGGACCTCCGCGATCAACTCCCTGCGGGGAGCGGGCGGCGACGTCATCGCCTCCTTCGGCGGTGCTTCCGGAACCGAGGAGGCACAGGCCTGTACGACCGTGACCTCGCTCAAGGCCCAGTACAAGAAGGTCATCGACACCCTCAACCTCACCCGCGTCGACTTCGACATCGAAGGCGGCGCGATCGCCGACACCGCCGCCAACGACCGCCGCAACAAGGCGCTCGCCCAGCTCCAGCAGGAGTACGCCGCCGCGGGGCGCAAGCTCGACGTCCAGTACACCCTGCCGGCCATGCCGAACGGGCTGGACGGCAACGGGACGAAGCTGCTGTCCAACGCCAAGAGCAACGGCCTCAACGTCAACCTCGTCAACATCATGACGATGGACTACTACGACGGAACCCGGGACATGGGCAAGGCGGCCACCGACGCCGCCACCGCTCTGCGCGGCCAGCTCGGCGCCATCTGGCCGGAGAAGTCCGACGCCCAGCTGTGGGCGATGGAGGGCAACACCCCGATGATCGGGGTCAACGACGACGTCAGCGAGATCTTCACCACCGGCAACGCCACCACGCTCACCAACTTCGCCAAGTCCAAGGGCATCCAGGAACTCGCCTTCTGGGCGCTCGGCCGTGACAAGGCCTGCGCCACCAACGGCCAGCTCTCCGACACCTGCAGTGGCACCCCGCAGAGCGCCTGGCAGTTCTCCAGTACCTTCAACTCCGTGACCGGCGGTACCACCCCGCCGCCGCCCACCGGTTCCACCGGCCAGATCACGGGCCTCGGCGGCAAGTGCGTGGACGTCGCCTCGGCGAGCAGCGCCAACGGCACCGCCGTCCAGCTGTACGACTGCAACGGCACCACCGCCCAGCAGTGGACCGTGGGTTCCGACAACACCGTCCGCAGCCTCGGTAAGTGCATGGACCTCACCTCGGCGGGCACCGCCAACGGCACCAAGGTCCAGCTGTACGACTGCAACGGCACCGGCGCCCAGGTCTGGCAGCCCGGCAGCGGCGACACCCTGGTGAACCCCGTGTCCGGCAAGTGCCTCGACGTCACCGACAAGTCGACGGCCAATGGAGCCCGGCTGCAGATCTGGACCTGCGCGGGTGGCACCAACCAGCAGTTCCACCTCCCGGCCTGA